A stretch of Flavobacteriales bacterium DNA encodes these proteins:
- the groL gene encoding chaperonin GroEL (60 kDa chaperone family; promotes refolding of misfolded polypeptides especially under stressful conditions; forms two stacked rings of heptamers to form a barrel-shaped 14mer; ends can be capped by GroES; misfolded proteins enter the barrel where they are refolded when GroES binds) gives MAAKNIQFEIDARDRLKRGVDHLANAVKVTLGPKGRNVIIDKKFGAPQVTKDGVTVAKEIELKDAVENMGAQMLKEVASKTADQAGDGTTTATVLAQAIVTAGLKNVAAGANPMDLKRGIDKAVIAVVSELKKMSKTVGDDNDKIKQVATISANSDETIGSLIAEAMAKVKKEGVITVEEAKGTDTTVEVVEGMQFDRGYLSPYFVTNAEKMEVDLENAYILIYDKKISSMKELLPILEKSAQTGKPLLIISEDVDGEALATLVVNKIRGALKVAAVKAPGFGDRRKAMLEDIAILTGGTVISEERGFKLENADLSMLGKAEKISIDKDNTTIVNGAGKKADITGRVNQIKAQIETTTSDYDKEKLQERLAKLAGGVAVLYIGAATEVEMKEKKDRVDDALHATRAAVEEGIVPGGGVAYIRAQKALEKLEGSNADETTGVAIVRRAIEEPLRQIVANAGLEGSIIVQKVRDGKADYGFNARTEEYENLFATGVIDPTKVTRVALENAASIAAMLLTTECVISEEKEEKAPAHSHGGMGGGMDMM, from the coding sequence ATGGCAGCCAAGAACATCCAATTCGAAATCGACGCCCGCGACCGCTTGAAGCGGGGCGTTGACCACCTCGCGAATGCCGTGAAGGTGACCCTCGGCCCCAAAGGCCGCAACGTGATCATCGACAAGAAATTCGGTGCGCCCCAAGTGACCAAGGACGGCGTTACCGTGGCCAAGGAGATCGAGCTGAAGGACGCCGTGGAGAACATGGGCGCCCAGATGCTGAAGGAAGTGGCCAGCAAGACAGCCGATCAAGCTGGCGATGGCACCACCACTGCCACCGTGCTGGCCCAGGCCATCGTTACCGCAGGCCTGAAGAACGTGGCCGCCGGTGCGAATCCGATGGACCTGAAGCGCGGCATCGACAAGGCCGTGATCGCTGTGGTCAGCGAGCTCAAGAAGATGAGCAAGACCGTGGGCGACGACAACGACAAGATCAAGCAGGTGGCCACCATCAGCGCCAATAGTGATGAGACCATCGGCAGCCTGATCGCCGAGGCCATGGCCAAGGTGAAGAAGGAGGGCGTGATAACCGTGGAAGAAGCCAAAGGCACCGACACCACGGTGGAGGTGGTGGAAGGCATGCAGTTCGATCGCGGCTACCTCAGCCCCTACTTCGTGACCAACGCGGAGAAGATGGAGGTGGACCTGGAGAACGCCTACATCCTGATCTACGACAAGAAGATCAGCAGCATGAAAGAGCTGCTGCCCATCCTGGAAAAGAGCGCGCAGACCGGCAAGCCCCTGCTGATCATCAGCGAGGACGTGGACGGCGAGGCATTGGCCACTCTGGTGGTGAACAAGATCCGCGGCGCCCTGAAAGTGGCCGCAGTGAAAGCCCCGGGCTTCGGCGATCGCCGCAAGGCCATGCTCGAGGACATCGCCATCCTCACCGGTGGCACCGTGATCAGCGAGGAGCGCGGCTTCAAGCTGGAGAACGCCGACCTCAGCATGCTTGGCAAGGCCGAGAAGATCAGCATCGACAAGGACAACACGACCATCGTGAACGGTGCCGGCAAGAAGGCCGACATCACCGGCCGTGTGAACCAGATCAAGGCGCAGATCGAGACCACCACGAGCGACTACGACAAGGAGAAGCTGCAGGAGCGCTTGGCGAAACTCGCCGGCGGTGTTGCCGTGCTCTACATCGGTGCCGCCACCGAAGTGGAGATGAAAGAGAAGAAGGACCGCGTGGACGATGCGCTGCACGCCACCCGCGCTGCGGTGGAGGAAGGCATCGTGCCCGGCGGTGGCGTAGCCTACATCCGCGCGCAGAAGGCGTTGGAGAAGCTCGAGGGCAGCAATGCCGATGAGACCACGGGCGTGGCCATCGTGCGCCGCGCCATCGAGGAGCCGCTGCGTCAGATCGTGGCGAACGCAGGCTTGGAAGGCAGCATCATCGTTCAGAAAGTGCGCGACGGAAAGGCCGACTACGGCTTCAACGCCCGCACCGAGGAGTACGAGAACCTCTTCGCCACTGGCGTGATCGACCCCACCAAGGTGACCCGCGTGGCCCTGGAGAACGCAGCCAGCATCGCGGCGATGCTGCTCACCACCGAGTGCGTGATCAGCGAGGAGAAGGAAGAGAAGGCACCGGCACACAGTCATGGTGGAATGGGTGGCGGAATGGACATGATGTAA
- the groES gene encoding co-chaperone GroES yields MSKVKPLADRVLVEAAPAEETTKGGIIIPDRAKEKPQRGKIIAVGAGRIADDGKVTPLSVKAGDEILYGKYSGTELSLEGKDYLIMRESDIYAILN; encoded by the coding sequence ATGTCGAAAGTGAAACCGTTGGCGGACCGCGTGCTCGTCGAAGCCGCTCCCGCTGAAGAGACCACCAAGGGTGGCATCATCATCCCCGACAGGGCCAAGGAAAAGCCACAGCGCGGCAAGATCATCGCCGTTGGTGCAGGCCGCATCGCCGACGACGGCAAAGTGACTCCCCTGAGCGTGAAGGCCGGTGACGAGATCCTGTACGGCAAGTACAGCGGCACCGAGCTCAGCCTCGAAGGCAAGGACTACCTGATCATGCGCGAAAGCGACATCTACGCCATCCTCAACTAA
- the secG gene encoding preprotein translocase subunit SecG: MYTAVTVIILIICGLLALVVLAQNPKGGGLAAGFTGAQQIGGVQRTADFLEKATWSLSGALMVLCLISAGIQTNAKAGSKLDDPIEQQAGEAAGEEVQGEEAAEGEGDDAESGL, encoded by the coding sequence ATGTACACCGCTGTCACTGTCATCATCCTCATCATCTGCGGCCTCTTGGCCTTGGTGGTGCTCGCCCAGAACCCGAAAGGCGGCGGCCTCGCAGCCGGATTCACTGGTGCCCAGCAGATCGGCGGGGTCCAGCGCACCGCCGACTTCCTTGAGAAAGCGACTTGGAGCCTGAGCGGCGCCCTCATGGTCCTCTGCTTGATTTCAGCCGGGATCCAAACGAACGCAAAGGCAGGCAGCAAGCTCGATGACCCGATTGAGCAGCAAGCCGGTGAAGCAGCTGGTGAGGAAGTCCAGGGCGAAGAGGCGGCTGAGGGCGAGGGCGATGATGCGGAATCCGGACTTTGA